A region of Subdoligranulum variabile DNA encodes the following proteins:
- a CDS encoding sugar 3,4-ketoisomerase, with amino-acid sequence MILQTISMKSVTAEGMGTLSVFEAERDVPFAIKRIYYIYGAPEGVQRGGHAHKALRQVLWCPYGSILIRLDDGTEKSEVLLNDPAKGLIVEHYMWREMIWQQKDSVLCVAADSYYDADDYIRDYDAFLAAVAHPGQN; translated from the coding sequence ATGATTCTTCAAACCATCAGCATGAAAAGCGTGACGGCAGAGGGGATGGGAACGCTCTCGGTCTTTGAGGCGGAGCGGGATGTGCCCTTTGCCATCAAGCGCATCTATTATATTTACGGGGCTCCCGAAGGGGTGCAGCGCGGCGGGCATGCCCATAAAGCGCTGCGCCAGGTGCTGTGGTGCCCCTACGGCAGCATCCTGATCCGGCTGGACGACGGCACCGAAAAGAGCGAGGTACTGCTCAATGACCCGGCCAAGGGGCTCATCGTGGAGCACTATATGTGGCGGGAGATGATCTGGCAGCAGAAGGACTCGGTGCTCTGCGTGGCGGCCGATTCTTACTACGATGCCGACGATTACATCCGGGATTACGACGCCTTTCTGGCGGCGGTTGCCCATCCCGGCCAGAACTGA
- a CDS encoding N-acetyltransferase yields MQQNQPARQGSQCVIGSDVRFGENVTLGHHCILEDGVVLGDNVYLDSNTIVRRGVTLGADSFVGANCILGEYQMDFCRDRSAPVHPLTIGAHALIRSNTVLYSGSSIGEGFQTGHHVTIREKTWIGDHVSVGTLSDIQGNCRIGNYVRMHSNVHIGQLSRVDDFVWIFPYVVLTNDPTPPSENFVGVHLHSFSIVATGALVMPGLEIGQDALVAAGAIVTKPVPPYAVVVGNPGRVTSDVRKVKNKITGEPVYPWRHHFKTYMPWEDSDFQRWYDGLDLAGKQHFGLESLLPEDSEKETKR; encoded by the coding sequence ATGCAGCAGAATCAGCCCGCCCGGCAGGGCAGCCAATGTGTCATCGGCAGCGATGTCCGGTTCGGTGAAAATGTCACGCTGGGCCACCACTGCATCCTGGAGGACGGCGTAGTCCTTGGCGACAATGTCTATCTCGATTCCAACACCATCGTCCGCCGCGGGGTGACGCTGGGGGCGGATTCTTTTGTGGGCGCCAACTGCATCCTCGGCGAATATCAGATGGATTTTTGCCGGGATCGCAGCGCGCCCGTTCATCCGCTGACCATCGGGGCCCATGCGCTGATCCGCAGCAACACGGTTCTGTACAGCGGTTCTTCCATCGGGGAGGGCTTCCAGACCGGGCACCACGTGACGATCCGGGAAAAGACCTGGATCGGCGACCATGTGAGCGTGGGCACCCTGTCGGATATTCAGGGCAACTGCCGTATCGGCAACTACGTGCGGATGCACAGCAATGTGCATATCGGACAGCTGTCCCGGGTGGATGACTTTGTGTGGATCTTCCCCTATGTGGTGCTGACCAACGATCCCACACCGCCCTCGGAAAATTTTGTGGGGGTGCACCTGCACAGCTTTTCCATCGTGGCCACCGGCGCGCTGGTCATGCCGGGGCTGGAAATCGGCCAGGACGCCCTGGTGGCGGCCGGCGCCATCGTGACCAAGCCGGTGCCGCCCTATGCGGTGGTTGTGGGCAATCCCGGCCGGGTGACCTCCGATGTGCGCAAGGTGAAAAACAAGATCACCGGGGAACCGGTGTATCCCTGGCGGCATCATTTCAAGACCTATATGCCCTGGGAGGACAGCGATTTCCAACGCTGGTACGACGGACTGGACCTGGCCGGAAAACAGCACTTCGGTCTGGAGTCCCTCCTGCCCGAAGACTCTGAAAAGGAAACGAAGCGATGA
- a CDS encoding glycosyltransferase family 2 protein — protein MKQPKVSVLISFYNLAPYVDQTLESVLAQKTDFPVEILCADDGSDDGTIEKLRAWEQKYPDSVRVFVMDRVPGAKYEANERIQRMNAIRGRLFYEAKGEYVCYLDGDDFYTDEHKLQKQADILDADTEHQYVGCGHNGCYYWESTGRTEPIEKPLRACSLTAKEYWSFLYIHTNALMLRNVGLQGIDPYTSGVQIIDNMLTFQFLPYGGIYYLPDCMFNYRQMEGSTYHRRSVYQNYILNALMLYQQAVICKGFFASGLVRTVFEYGELFAARRNPQLTREAQTYMDNIRRYHAGRLRRIVNYNNESLPARLWCEIENPVWFFLTRVCRHFIWKPKVRALLEESRRKQEQNA, from the coding sequence ATGAAACAGCCAAAGGTCAGTGTACTGATCTCCTTTTATAATCTGGCGCCCTACGTGGACCAGACGCTGGAAAGCGTCCTGGCCCAGAAAACCGACTTCCCGGTGGAGATCCTCTGCGCCGATGACGGTTCAGACGACGGCACCATCGAAAAGCTGCGGGCCTGGGAACAGAAATATCCCGACTCCGTGCGGGTCTTCGTGATGGACCGCGTCCCCGGAGCCAAATACGAGGCCAACGAGCGCATCCAGCGGATGAACGCCATCCGCGGGCGTCTCTTCTATGAGGCCAAAGGGGAATATGTCTGCTACCTCGACGGGGATGATTTTTATACCGACGAGCACAAACTGCAGAAGCAGGCGGACATTCTCGACGCCGATACCGAGCATCAATACGTGGGCTGCGGCCACAACGGCTGCTACTACTGGGAGAGTACCGGCAGGACCGAACCCATCGAAAAGCCGCTGCGCGCCTGCAGCCTGACGGCGAAGGAGTACTGGAGTTTCCTCTACATCCACACCAACGCCCTGATGCTGCGCAATGTGGGGTTGCAGGGGATCGATCCCTACACCAGCGGGGTGCAGATCATCGACAATATGCTCACCTTCCAGTTCCTGCCCTATGGCGGGATCTACTATCTGCCCGACTGCATGTTCAACTACCGGCAGATGGAGGGCAGCACCTACCATCGACGCAGTGTCTACCAGAACTATATTCTCAATGCGCTGATGCTCTATCAGCAGGCGGTGATCTGCAAGGGATTTTTTGCCAGCGGTCTGGTGCGCACCGTGTTCGAATACGGAGAGCTGTTTGCCGCCCGCAGGAATCCTCAGCTGACCAGGGAAGCCCAGACCTATATGGACAACATCCGCAGGTATCATGCGGGGCGTCTGCGGCGCATTGTCAACTACAACAACGAAAGTCTTCCGGCGCGCCTGTGGTGCGAGATCGAGAATCCGGTCTGGTTCTTTCTCACCCGGGTCTGCCGCCATTTTATCTGGAAACCGAAGGTGCGTGCTCTGCTGGAGGAATCGCGCCGCAAGCAGGAACAGAATGCCTGA
- a CDS encoding ATP-grasp fold amidoligase family protein, whose protein sequence is MEDMHELTAEQQAQLLRHELEAVYGSSSYKIGRAITWLPRHAARGLKYLLHNGPVTSVRYIILYAKYHKIANKDYAYWACLKEKDYPEALKKWFLETNYTHTPLDLDHPRTFSEKTQWLKLHDHLEDKYMLVDKYLVRDWVKEKIGEEYLIPLLGVYDHFDEIDFDKLPDKFMLKTNHGAGWNIPVLDKSKFDKAEAREKVERWLKLNYCYLMGGLDRQYEKIRPRIIIEQYIENNGGDLYDYKFFCFDGEPKIILYVTDRYTDGQERMIFYDTDWNLQPFNYDMPLEQPQDIPRPKNLEKMVEIARTLSAGFTMVRVDLYSLPDGTIKFGELTLTTESGISRWHPESANLYVGSMMHLPGVDDQPADAR, encoded by the coding sequence ATGGAAGATATGCATGAACTGACCGCTGAACAGCAGGCGCAGCTGTTGCGCCATGAACTGGAAGCGGTATATGGTTCCTCATCCTACAAAATCGGCCGGGCCATCACCTGGCTGCCCCGCCATGCGGCCCGGGGCCTGAAGTACCTTTTGCACAACGGCCCGGTGACCAGTGTGCGGTACATCATCCTGTATGCAAAGTACCACAAGATCGCCAACAAGGACTATGCCTACTGGGCCTGCCTGAAGGAGAAGGACTATCCCGAGGCGCTGAAAAAGTGGTTCCTGGAGACCAACTACACCCACACGCCGCTGGACCTGGACCATCCCAGGACCTTCAGCGAAAAGACCCAGTGGCTCAAGCTGCACGACCATCTGGAAGACAAGTACATGCTGGTGGACAAGTATCTTGTGCGGGACTGGGTCAAGGAAAAGATCGGAGAGGAGTACCTGATCCCGCTGCTGGGAGTCTACGATCACTTTGATGAGATCGACTTTGACAAGCTGCCGGACAAGTTCATGCTCAAGACCAACCACGGCGCGGGGTGGAACATTCCCGTCCTGGACAAGAGCAAGTTTGACAAAGCCGAAGCCCGGGAAAAGGTGGAGCGCTGGCTCAAGCTGAACTACTGCTACCTGATGGGCGGCCTGGACCGTCAGTATGAGAAGATCCGCCCGCGCATCATCATTGAACAGTATATCGAAAACAACGGCGGTGATCTCTACGACTACAAGTTCTTCTGCTTTGACGGGGAACCGAAGATCATCCTGTATGTGACGGACCGCTATACCGACGGGCAGGAGCGGATGATCTTCTACGATACCGACTGGAACCTGCAGCCCTTCAACTACGATATGCCGCTGGAACAGCCCCAGGATATTCCGCGCCCGAAGAATCTGGAAAAGATGGTGGAGATCGCCCGGACGCTCAGCGCCGGCTTCACGATGGTGCGGGTGGACCTGTACTCGCTGCCCGACGGAACTATCAAGTTCGGGGAGCTGACCCTGACCACCGAGAGCGGTATCTCCCGCTGGCACCCCGAAAGCGCCAACCTCTATGTAGGCAGCATGATGCATCTGCCTGGGGTGGACGATCAGCCGGCCGATGCCCGGTAA
- a CDS encoding glycosyltransferase family 2 protein → MLEQTPKISVLVPVYRAEETLDACVQSILAQTLEDFELLLVDDESPDDCPALCDAWAARDPRIRALHPKKTGPGPSGARNAGLDAARGAWITMVDSDDTIAPDLFATLYAAAQESGADLVICNSCQRFPDGSCRDLPAEQRFGTDTLLEEDAFWDAFNTPWINQFTGTAHRLYAARLFDGVRYPEGMVHEDYYILPDLIARCGKIQCLAYTGYYVLQHEGSITATARHEVRLAMTRGDIHRAAYFLTRGWYDRAEGALTDAAEFLYRNKAAYDLRKPGHRAEFTAVKTELCRVYNDLAVRKGARSLKLRAAALHAGLPVFHAYRTLLAARHS, encoded by the coding sequence ATGTTGGAACAAACCCCGAAAATCAGCGTACTGGTGCCGGTCTACCGGGCAGAAGAAACGCTGGATGCCTGTGTGCAGAGCATCCTGGCCCAGACGCTGGAAGATTTTGAACTGCTGCTGGTGGACGACGAAAGCCCCGATGATTGTCCGGCGCTCTGCGACGCCTGGGCAGCCCGGGACCCGCGCATCCGGGCGCTGCACCCGAAAAAAACAGGCCCGGGACCGTCCGGTGCACGCAACGCCGGGCTGGATGCGGCCCGGGGCGCCTGGATCACCATGGTGGACAGTGATGATACGATAGCCCCGGATCTTTTTGCCACGCTGTATGCGGCGGCGCAGGAGAGCGGTGCCGATCTGGTGATCTGCAACAGCTGCCAGCGTTTTCCCGATGGCAGCTGCCGGGACCTGCCCGCAGAACAGCGGTTCGGCACCGACACGCTGCTGGAGGAGGACGCCTTCTGGGACGCCTTCAACACCCCCTGGATCAACCAGTTCACCGGTACGGCCCATCGGCTGTATGCGGCCAGGCTGTTTGACGGTGTGCGCTACCCCGAGGGCATGGTGCACGAGGATTACTATATTTTGCCCGATCTCATTGCCCGGTGCGGCAAGATTCAGTGCCTGGCCTATACGGGATACTACGTGCTGCAGCATGAAGGCAGCATCACGGCCACGGCCCGCCATGAGGTGCGTTTGGCCATGACCCGGGGCGACATCCACCGGGCGGCGTATTTTCTCACCCGCGGATGGTATGACCGGGCCGAGGGGGCGCTCACCGATGCGGCGGAGTTTCTCTACCGCAACAAGGCGGCCTACGATCTGCGCAAGCCCGGCCACCGGGCCGAGTTCACCGCCGTCAAAACGGAACTCTGCCGCGTTTACAACGATCTGGCGGTCCGCAAAGGGGCCCGCTCGCTGAAACTGCGCGCGGCGGCCCTGCATGCGGGGTTGCCGGTATTCCACGCCTACCGGACCCTGCTGGCTGCCCGGCACAGCTGA
- a CDS encoding glycosyltransferase family 2 protein → MPAISVIIPVYQVERYLDACVASVEGQTFSDLEILLVDDGSPDGCPALCDAWAQKDPRVRVIHRENGGLSAARNTGIEAATGDFLAFVDADDLLEPDTLRRAYQAQRQHNADLVIFNLVYVDDRNKVLPVPDFTGFRDEVLDADEVWQRYFALAEQKIYYVVAWNKLYKRELFATLRYAEGKRYEDQFLLPGLLAQCRTIVCLGYPGYRYVQRGGSIMAQGSSRNYLDRSEFLLEWCDYFAGKGDMLRAEGLLNDAIRNLSEKERFDLSTQRQRERYRVACRGCADAYGMLARRTGQHSMALRAFLLRLGLPVYLKFLQSRQ, encoded by the coding sequence ATGCCTGCCATCAGCGTCATCATCCCGGTCTATCAGGTGGAGCGTTATCTGGACGCCTGCGTTGCCAGCGTGGAGGGACAGACGTTTTCCGACCTGGAGATCCTGCTGGTGGACGACGGCAGTCCCGACGGCTGCCCGGCCCTTTGTGATGCCTGGGCGCAGAAGGATCCCCGGGTGCGGGTGATCCACCGGGAAAACGGCGGCCTCTCGGCGGCCCGCAATACCGGGATTGAGGCGGCCACAGGGGACTTTCTGGCCTTTGTGGATGCCGATGATCTGCTGGAACCCGATACCCTGCGCCGGGCTTACCAGGCCCAGCGGCAGCACAACGCCGATCTGGTGATTTTTAACCTGGTATATGTGGATGACCGGAATAAAGTGCTGCCTGTACCGGATTTTACCGGTTTCCGGGATGAAGTTCTGGACGCGGACGAGGTATGGCAGCGTTACTTTGCGCTGGCCGAACAGAAGATCTATTATGTGGTGGCCTGGAACAAACTCTATAAACGGGAGCTGTTTGCCACCCTGCGCTATGCCGAGGGCAAACGGTACGAGGACCAGTTCCTGCTGCCCGGGCTGCTGGCACAGTGCCGGACCATCGTCTGCCTGGGCTATCCGGGGTACCGCTATGTGCAGCGGGGCGGCAGCATCATGGCCCAGGGATCCAGCCGCAACTATCTGGACCGCAGCGAATTCCTGCTGGAATGGTGCGACTATTTTGCCGGAAAAGGGGACATGCTGCGGGCGGAAGGCCTGCTGAACGATGCTATCCGCAACCTCAGCGAAAAGGAACGGTTCGACCTGTCCACCCAAAGGCAGCGGGAACGGTACCGGGTGGCCTGCCGCGGCTGTGCCGATGCCTACGGCATGCTGGCACGCCGGACCGGACAGCACAGTATGGCCCTGCGGGCTTTCCTGCTGCGTTTGGGCCTGCCGGTCTATCTCAAATTCTTGCAAAGCAGGCAGTAA
- a CDS encoding ABC transporter permease — MEQMQKQYHVHYSPAKGWARVDFRELWRYKDLIWLFVKRDFTVMYKQTVLGPAWVLINPILSAAMYTVMFGVIAGLSTDGVPQTLFYLAGTALWGFFSACINKISATFTTNSAIFSKVYFPRLAMPISTMLSAFINFVLQFVMFFVMLLFYVAKGDVHPNWVLMPLTVLLLAQVGLLGLGCGIIVSSLTTRYRDLMVVVTFGVQLWMYGTPVVYPLSMVGGMSRALYAAMLLNPMTAPMESFRYIFFGSGQVNALMWAISLLWTVALLALGLSLFSKVEKTFVDTV; from the coding sequence ATGGAGCAGATGCAAAAGCAATACCACGTACACTACAGTCCTGCCAAAGGCTGGGCGCGGGTGGATTTCCGCGAACTGTGGCGCTATAAAGACCTGATCTGGCTGTTTGTCAAGCGGGATTTTACCGTCATGTACAAACAGACGGTCCTGGGCCCGGCGTGGGTGCTCATCAACCCCATTTTGTCCGCCGCCATGTATACCGTCATGTTCGGCGTCATCGCAGGGCTGTCCACCGACGGGGTGCCGCAGACGCTGTTCTATCTGGCCGGAACCGCCCTGTGGGGTTTTTTCTCTGCCTGCATCAACAAAATTTCCGCCACCTTCACCACCAACTCGGCCATCTTCAGCAAGGTCTATTTCCCGCGCCTGGCCATGCCCATCTCCACAATGCTGTCGGCGTTTATCAACTTTGTGCTGCAGTTCGTCATGTTCTTCGTGATGCTGCTGTTCTATGTGGCCAAGGGCGATGTCCACCCCAACTGGGTGCTGATGCCGCTGACCGTGCTGCTGCTGGCCCAGGTAGGCCTGCTGGGGTTGGGGTGCGGCATCATCGTTTCCAGCCTGACCACCCGCTACCGTGACCTGATGGTGGTGGTCACCTTCGGCGTACAGCTTTGGATGTACGGCACGCCGGTGGTCTATCCGCTGTCCATGGTAGGGGGAATGAGCCGGGCACTGTATGCGGCCATGCTCCTCAACCCCATGACGGCACCGATGGAGTCTTTCCGCTATATCTTTTTCGGTTCCGGGCAGGTGAACGCCCTGATGTGGGCGATCTCTCTTCTCTGGACCGTTGCCCTGCTGGCGTTGGGATTGTCCCTTTTCAGCAAGGTCGAAAAGACCTTTGTCGATACTGTGTAA
- a CDS encoding ABC transporter ATP-binding protein yields the protein MQQNKEIMIRVRNVKKKYKLGQIGGGTLRGDLQSWWARKRGKEDPNTLIGTDQRLIGTTFMALNGLSFDVYKGEAVGIIGSNGAGKSTLLKLLTHVTAPTEGDIDLYGRVASMLEVGTGFHPEMTGRENVYLNGAILGMTRSEIDAKMNEIIAFSEVGDFIDTPVKRYSSGMYVKLAFSVAAHLDSEIMIMDEVLAVGDMKFQKKCLTKMRQAAKRDGKTVLYVSHNMATIRDLCDRCIVLDQGRIVFDGDVDEGIARYLATKTQDSDCVDYSHYKRDNWYKRDNLRLQEVRMLSSRQGVLERREPVVLRYTIRAQQPAEAVGIRLEIRDEVGNPLAAACVYDLELSEGITAFTVRYDLSVLAPGKHGSYFTVFTLGEGGAHTVEDWVPGMTFKIVDTLLEHETEWNTVAWGPIQLPNAVLTEKTEKYHD from the coding sequence ATGCAGCAAAACAAGGAAATCATGATCCGCGTCCGCAACGTCAAGAAAAAGTACAAACTGGGCCAGATCGGCGGCGGCACACTGCGCGGTGACCTGCAGAGCTGGTGGGCCCGCAAGCGCGGCAAGGAGGACCCCAATACCCTCATCGGCACCGATCAGCGGCTCATCGGCACCACCTTCATGGCGCTGAACGGACTGAGCTTTGATGTGTACAAGGGGGAAGCCGTGGGCATCATCGGCTCCAACGGTGCCGGCAAGAGCACGCTGCTCAAACTGCTGACCCACGTTACCGCTCCGACGGAAGGGGATATCGATCTGTATGGCCGGGTAGCTTCCATGCTGGAGGTGGGCACTGGCTTCCACCCCGAGATGACCGGCCGCGAGAACGTCTATCTCAACGGTGCGATCCTCGGTATGACCCGGTCGGAGATCGACGCCAAGATGAACGAGATCATAGCCTTCTCTGAGGTGGGCGATTTCATCGACACCCCGGTGAAGCGCTATTCCAGCGGCATGTATGTGAAGCTGGCGTTCAGCGTGGCTGCACATCTGGACAGCGAGATCATGATCATGGACGAAGTGCTGGCCGTCGGGGATATGAAATTCCAGAAAAAATGTCTGACCAAGATGCGCCAGGCTGCCAAGCGGGACGGCAAGACGGTGCTTTATGTCAGCCACAATATGGCAACCATCCGCGACCTGTGCGACCGGTGCATCGTGCTGGATCAGGGACGCATTGTCTTTGACGGCGATGTGGATGAGGGCATTGCCCGGTATCTGGCCACCAAAACCCAGGATTCCGATTGTGTGGACTACTCCCATTACAAACGCGACAACTGGTATAAGCGTGACAATCTTCGCTTGCAGGAGGTGCGGATGCTCAGTTCCCGGCAGGGCGTGCTGGAGCGCCGTGAACCGGTGGTGCTCCGGTACACGATCCGGGCGCAACAGCCGGCTGAAGCTGTGGGAATCCGGCTGGAGATCCGCGATGAGGTGGGCAATCCGCTGGCTGCCGCCTGTGTGTACGATCTGGAACTGAGCGAGGGAATCACCGCATTCACCGTGCGGTATGACCTGAGCGTGCTGGCACCCGGCAAACACGGCAGCTATTTTACCGTCTTCACGCTGGGGGAGGGCGGTGCCCATACGGTGGAGGATTGGGTGCCCGGCATGACCTTCAAGATTGTGGATACCCTGCTGGAACATGAAACCGAGTGGAACACGGTGGCCTGGGGCCCCATTCAGCTGCCCAATGCCGTGCTGACCGAAAAAACGGAGAAGTACCATGACTAA
- a CDS encoding family 6 glucosyltransferase, whose amino-acid sequence MTKVAALYICTGKYIAFWPEFYDSAEQNLLPGCEVHYFVFTDAPVLYGEEANPRIHRCPQEAYSWPFATLRRFEIFLSREEELKAFDYIFFFNANAQIMTTITPEMFLPRADRGEHLLVVQHPSFYTKPNYEFTYDRNPRCRAFIPMGLGRYYVCGGINGGEAAAFLKLCHTLDKRIRKDLAHNVIAQWHDESHINRYILWRRDVRVLSPSYCWPEGWNLPLPCRILIRSKARYFDVQQLRKDAPATELPRYVVRCNDFMKRAARWLQRRLPPKKEDINDE is encoded by the coding sequence ATGACTAAAGTTGCTGCGCTGTATATCTGCACCGGCAAGTATATTGCGTTCTGGCCGGAATTTTACGACAGTGCCGAACAGAATCTGCTGCCGGGGTGTGAGGTGCATTACTTTGTGTTCACCGATGCGCCTGTCCTGTACGGGGAAGAAGCCAATCCCCGGATTCACCGCTGCCCGCAGGAGGCATATTCCTGGCCTTTTGCCACGCTGCGTCGGTTCGAAATCTTTCTCAGCCGGGAAGAGGAACTGAAGGCGTTTGATTATATTTTCTTTTTCAACGCCAATGCCCAGATCATGACGACAATCACACCGGAAATGTTTCTACCCCGGGCGGACCGGGGAGAGCATCTGCTGGTGGTACAGCATCCGTCCTTTTACACCAAACCCAACTATGAGTTCACCTATGACCGCAACCCCCGCTGCCGGGCATTCATCCCCATGGGACTGGGCAGATATTATGTCTGCGGCGGCATCAACGGCGGTGAGGCAGCGGCCTTTCTCAAACTGTGCCACACGTTGGACAAGCGCATCCGCAAGGATCTGGCTCACAATGTCATCGCCCAGTGGCACGATGAATCCCACATCAACCGGTATATTTTGTGGCGCAGGGATGTCCGGGTGCTTTCGCCCAGCTACTGCTGGCCGGAAGGCTGGAATCTGCCGTTGCCCTGCCGTATCCTGATCCGCAGCAAGGCACGGTATTTCGATGTACAGCAGTTGCGCAAGGATGCTCCGGCCACCGAGCTGCCCCGGTATGTTGTGCGCTGCAATGACTTTATGAAGCGGGCGGCACGCTGGCTGCAGCGCCGCCTGCCGCCCAAAAAGGAAGACATAAACGATGAGTAA
- the tsaD gene encoding tRNA (adenosine(37)-N6)-threonylcarbamoyltransferase complex transferase subunit TsaD: protein MYVLGIESTCDETAAAIVEDGRKVISNVIATSVKEQALYGGVVPEIASRRHAEYISATVDKALADADMTMADVGAVAVTFAPGLIGAVLVGVNFAKGLAYAAGKPLVPVHHLRGHIAANYLTHPALHPPFLCLVASGGHSHIVLVEDWCRYKVLGRTVDDAAGEAYDKVARTLGLSYPGGPSVAAAAKGGNPHAYKLPVPHVEGKYNVSFSGLKTAVINEVHNAQQKGEEINVSDMAASFQERIDQILAKKLLSAAADTGAQTICLAGGVAANGRLRQLVNDGAQKLGAKIYLPELKYCGDNGAMIAAQGYYEYRDGNLAGWDLNGLPTLPIDYR, encoded by the coding sequence ATGTATGTTTTAGGAATTGAATCCACCTGCGACGAAACCGCCGCCGCCATTGTGGAGGACGGCCGCAAGGTGATTTCCAACGTCATCGCCACCAGCGTCAAGGAACAGGCACTTTACGGCGGCGTGGTACCGGAGATTGCCAGCCGCCGCCACGCGGAATATATCAGTGCCACGGTGGACAAGGCCTTGGCCGACGCCGATATGACCATGGCCGACGTGGGCGCCGTGGCTGTCACCTTTGCCCCGGGTCTCATCGGCGCAGTGCTGGTGGGCGTCAACTTCGCCAAGGGGCTGGCCTATGCCGCCGGCAAACCGCTGGTGCCGGTGCACCATCTGCGGGGACACATCGCCGCCAACTATCTGACCCATCCGGCGCTGCATCCGCCGTTTCTCTGCCTGGTGGCCAGCGGCGGTCACAGCCACATCGTACTGGTGGAGGACTGGTGCCGCTACAAGGTGCTGGGCCGCACGGTGGACGACGCCGCCGGCGAAGCCTACGACAAAGTGGCCCGCACACTGGGGCTCTCCTACCCCGGCGGTCCCAGCGTGGCCGCCGCGGCCAAGGGCGGCAATCCCCACGCCTACAAGCTGCCGGTGCCCCATGTGGAGGGCAAGTATAACGTGAGTTTCAGCGGCCTGAAGACTGCTGTCATCAACGAGGTGCACAACGCCCAGCAAAAGGGCGAGGAGATCAATGTCTCCGATATGGCGGCCAGCTTCCAGGAACGCATCGACCAGATCCTGGCCAAAAAGCTGCTGTCGGCCGCTGCCGACACCGGTGCCCAGACCATCTGTCTCGCCGGCGGCGTGGCCGCCAACGGACGGCTGCGTCAGCTGGTCAACGACGGCGCCCAGAAGCTGGGAGCCAAGATCTATCTGCCGGAGCTGAAATACTGCGGCGACAACGGCGCCATGATCGCGGCCCAGGGCTACTATGAATACCGGGACGGCAACCTGGCCGGCTGGGATCTCAACGGCCTGCCCACCCTGCCCATCGATTACCGCTGA